One genomic region from Flagellimonas oceani encodes:
- a CDS encoding SusC/RagA family TonB-linked outer membrane protein, with product MKKFKLLIFIFLIGATTTMWAQQTISGTVSDSEGVPLPGASIIEKGTANGAVSDFNGRYTITTLSNAPTLVASYLGFETMERKVGPTTQTIDFVMKEASNVLDDVVVIGYGTSSKERITGAVASVDAEDIQQYSNANIDQAIVGKLPGVDILTNARNPGDGNTITIRGAGSITRDANPLVVVDGFPLAEGSSLNVLNPNDIESIDVIKDAASSAIYGSRAANGLIMITTKKGRSKKTTVEIRSVMGIQERTGSYDLLNAYDAAVFFKDARNNAYVKNHANVSINDTEEERIANGANVRELILDYTVPYLNNEQGLTDFDWEDAVYRAGVVQNYHVGVSGANENTDYSVSLGYTDEEGIVITADQQRYTANIKVNTRLGKHFKYGVNVNGYYAERGLTGGSNQYRYPIDPAGRAMVYMYPFFSAYDDTDPTGYNIEAQIRANRPYNANMQENPVAMAELSKYQRREFRTFGNTYLSYEPIKNLELKTSLGFLYHSSFTDQYAPMLTGAYRELISERDSQQGSESRSDQGDILIENTANYTFETGKHSFNALLGQSFQKSTYTSLSVDGYDFPNDIIENIDGSTVQTAGASRSRWAQLSYFGRLMYNYDNTYFLSGSIRTDGSSRFGKDNRYGTFGSFSAGWVLSNESFFPENDILTYAKLRYSWGETGNNQIGNYAQYASISTGRDYPYDSTLYPGAAPSSAPSYNLGWETNTSNNFGADFTFFNKVRLGVDYYIADITDLLLDRPVPKHTGFNTSLQNIGEMRNKGWEFNLSASDFRFGDLSLGLNANLATNNNEILSLGGAEELYEGSNQRFITRVGESLANLYGYKIIGILKSEEEVQEYTSRKNTTLSAEVGDYIFQDTDGNDVIDANDRVLLGDYNAEVTYGFGINLAYKGFDFNMNFNGTMGRVAFDEMTSRYLEYGEAFTNTNYYYFNNYWDATRNPDGFLAPPDAYGNTATRKASRNPTNYNVLDADYLRLRSVQLGYNLPKTILEQLHLQSLRVYVSANNLYTWTDYRGMNPDGGNTGNPLNRGHIQGTTGVPRLISAGINLSFQ from the coding sequence GGAGGCCAGCAATGTGTTGGATGATGTAGTAGTAATCGGTTATGGTACGAGTTCAAAGGAAAGAATTACAGGTGCTGTTGCAAGCGTTGACGCGGAGGATATCCAACAGTATTCAAATGCCAATATTGACCAAGCCATCGTTGGAAAATTGCCTGGGGTGGATATTTTGACCAACGCAAGAAACCCTGGGGATGGTAATACGATAACCATTCGTGGGGCGGGTTCCATTACCAGGGATGCCAATCCTTTGGTGGTCGTGGATGGTTTTCCATTGGCGGAAGGCAGTTCCTTGAACGTGCTCAACCCCAATGACATTGAAAGTATAGATGTTATCAAGGATGCCGCTTCATCGGCCATTTACGGTTCCCGTGCTGCCAATGGCCTTATCATGATTACCACCAAAAAGGGAAGGAGCAAAAAAACAACGGTAGAGATACGTTCAGTTATGGGAATCCAAGAGCGCACGGGCAGCTATGATTTGTTAAATGCCTATGATGCTGCGGTCTTCTTTAAGGATGCCCGTAACAATGCATACGTGAAGAACCATGCCAATGTTAGTATCAACGATACGGAGGAAGAACGCATTGCCAATGGGGCCAATGTTAGGGAACTTATCCTTGATTACACCGTTCCCTACCTTAACAATGAACAAGGATTGACCGATTTTGACTGGGAAGATGCCGTATACAGGGCAGGTGTTGTACAAAACTATCATGTGGGTGTCTCTGGAGCCAATGAAAATACCGATTATTCGGTGTCGTTGGGGTATACGGATGAGGAAGGTATTGTGATTACGGCTGATCAACAACGTTATACAGCCAATATCAAAGTAAATACCAGATTGGGTAAACACTTTAAATATGGGGTCAATGTCAATGGATATTATGCGGAACGGGGACTCACGGGCGGAAGTAATCAGTATCGTTACCCCATAGACCCAGCAGGAAGGGCAATGGTGTATATGTATCCTTTCTTTTCTGCCTATGACGATACAGACCCCACGGGCTATAATATAGAAGCACAGATTCGGGCCAATAGGCCTTACAATGCCAATATGCAGGAAAATCCCGTGGCCATGGCAGAATTGTCCAAATACCAAAGAAGGGAGTTCAGGACTTTTGGGAACACTTACCTCTCCTATGAGCCTATTAAAAACTTGGAACTGAAAACCTCATTGGGCTTTCTGTACCATTCTAGCTTTACAGATCAATATGCCCCCATGTTGACTGGAGCCTATAGGGAATTGATCAGCGAGAGGGATTCACAACAGGGATCGGAGAGCAGGAGTGACCAAGGTGATATCCTGATTGAAAATACGGCAAATTATACTTTTGAGACTGGGAAACATTCGTTCAACGCCTTGTTGGGACAGAGTTTCCAGAAAAGTACCTATACTTCCCTTTCTGTGGACGGTTATGATTTCCCCAATGATATCATTGAAAATATCGATGGGTCAACTGTACAGACGGCAGGTGCTTCCAGAAGTAGATGGGCTCAACTTTCCTATTTCGGTAGGCTGATGTACAATTATGACAATACATATTTTCTGTCTGGTTCCATTAGAACCGATGGGTCCTCACGCTTTGGTAAGGACAATAGGTACGGTACCTTTGGATCTTTCTCTGCGGGTTGGGTGTTGAGCAATGAATCCTTCTTTCCTGAAAATGATATTTTAACCTATGCCAAGCTACGCTATAGTTGGGGAGAGACCGGGAATAACCAAATAGGAAACTATGCACAATATGCCTCAATAAGTACGGGAAGGGATTATCCCTATGACAGTACGTTATATCCTGGGGCAGCACCATCGAGTGCACCATCCTATAATTTGGGATGGGAAACCAATACGTCCAATAACTTTGGTGCCGATTTCACCTTCTTTAACAAGGTGAGATTGGGGGTGGACTATTATATCGCGGATATTACAGACCTTCTCTTGGATAGACCGGTACCCAAACATACCGGCTTTAATACATCATTGCAAAATATAGGTGAAATGAGGAACAAGGGTTGGGAATTCAACCTTAGTGCCTCGGACTTCAGGTTTGGAGACCTTAGCCTTGGACTAAATGCCAATCTAGCAACCAATAACAATGAAATCCTTTCCCTCGGTGGAGCCGAAGAACTGTATGAAGGAAGCAACCAAAGATTTATTACAAGGGTCGGGGAATCATTGGCCAACTTATATGGCTACAAGATTATCGGAATCCTTAAATCGGAAGAAGAGGTGCAGGAATATACCAGTAGAAAAAATACTACCCTCTCTGCGGAAGTGGGAGATTATATCTTTCAGGATACCGATGGGAACGACGTAATAGATGCAAACGACAGGGTACTTTTGGGAGATTACAATGCAGAAGTGACCTATGGTTTTGGAATTAACCTAGCCTACAAAGGATTTGACTTCAACATGAACTTTAATGGGACCATGGGTAGGGTCGCATTTGATGAAATGACCTCACGTTATTTGGAATATGGAGAAGCTTTTACCAATACCAACTATTACTATTTCAACAATTACTGGGATGCTACTCGAAATCCCGATGGATTTTTGGCGCCGCCTGATGCCTATGGAAATACAGCGACAAGAAAGGCTAGTAGAAACCCAACCAACTATAATGTATTGGATGCGGATTATTTAAGATTGAGGAGTGTACAATTGGGGTATAACCTGCCAAAGACAATTTTGGAGCAACTGCACCTTCAAAGCCTGAGGGTTTATGTATCCGCCAATAACTTGTATACTTGGACGGATTACAGGGGGATGAACCCGGATGGAGGTAATACGGGAAATCCACTTAATAGGGGACACATCCAGGGAACCACTGGTGTTCCGAGACTAATTTCTGCAGGTATTAATCTATCATTTCAATAA